One window of the Strix uralensis isolate ZFMK-TIS-50842 chromosome 3, bStrUra1, whole genome shotgun sequence genome contains the following:
- the E2F6 gene encoding transcription factor E2F6 isoform X1 — translation MASPSKWERLKPLRTDMLRVSEPPMINLNVDNEVPFVKRTLKVRKPRFDASLVYLTRKFMDLVKTAPDGVLDLNEVATRLGVRKRRVYDITNVLDGINLIEKRSKNLIQWVGSNLDQVLGKGPQQQNLKEELSDLSAMEEALDELIKDCAHQLFELTDDKQNAKLAYVTYQDIRNIQAFQEQIVIAIKAPEETKLEIPIPKEDCIEVHVKSTKGPIDVYLCEVEQEKPGAKTFEEMDTVTSETKPSVPPDQVRSPGEGKNQTT, via the exons ATGGCCAGCCCTTCCAAGTGGGAGCGTCTCAAGCCGCTGCGGACGGACATGCTGCGTGTGAGTGAG ccACCAATGATCAACCTGAATGTGGACAATGAAGTACCGTTTGTGAAAA GAACTCTGAAAGTCAGAAAGCCTCGATTTGATGCATCCTTGGTCTACTTGACCCGAAAATTCATGGATCTTGTCAAAACAGCTCCAGACGGTGTCCTTGATTTGAATGAAGTAGCAACAAGACTTGGAGTACGAAAACGAAGAGTGTATGACATCACCAATGTGTTGGATGGAATAAACTTAATTGAGAAAAGATCTAAGAATCTTATCCAGTGGGT AGGTTCTAATCTTGACCAAGTTCTTGGAAAAGGACCACAGCAGCAAAACCTTAAAGAGGAACTTTCTGATTTGTCAGCCATGGAAGAAGCTCTGGATGAATTAATCAAGGATTGTGCTCATCAGTTATTTGAGCTAACAGATgacaaacaaaatgcaaa ACTAGCTTATGTGACATACCAAGATATCCGTAACATTCAGGCATTTCAGGAACAGATTGTGATTGCAATTAAAGCTCCAGAGGAAACCAAACTGGAAATACCAATTCCTAAAGAA GATTGCATAGAAGTACATGTGAAGAGCACAAAAGGACCTATTGATGTGTACCTATGTGAGGTGGAACAAGAGAAGCCAGGTGCCAAAACTTTTGAAGAAATGGATACTGTTACTTCTGAAACCAAGCCATCAGTTCCTCCTGATCAAG TGAGATCTCcgggggaaggaaaaaaccaaaccacctga
- the E2F6 gene encoding transcription factor E2F6 isoform X4 translates to MINLNVDNEVPFVKRTLKVRKPRFDASLVYLTRKFMDLVKTAPDGVLDLNEVATRLGVRKRRVYDITNVLDGINLIEKRSKNLIQWVGSNLDQVLGKGPQQQNLKEELSDLSAMEEALDELIKDCAHQLFELTDDKQNAKLAYVTYQDIRNIQAFQEQIVIAIKAPEETKLEIPIPKEDCIEVHVKSTKGPIDVYLCEVEQEKPGAKTFEEMDTVTSETKPSVPPDQVRSPGEGKNQTT, encoded by the exons ATGATCAACCTGAATGTGGACAATGAAGTACCGTTTGTGAAAA GAACTCTGAAAGTCAGAAAGCCTCGATTTGATGCATCCTTGGTCTACTTGACCCGAAAATTCATGGATCTTGTCAAAACAGCTCCAGACGGTGTCCTTGATTTGAATGAAGTAGCAACAAGACTTGGAGTACGAAAACGAAGAGTGTATGACATCACCAATGTGTTGGATGGAATAAACTTAATTGAGAAAAGATCTAAGAATCTTATCCAGTGGGT AGGTTCTAATCTTGACCAAGTTCTTGGAAAAGGACCACAGCAGCAAAACCTTAAAGAGGAACTTTCTGATTTGTCAGCCATGGAAGAAGCTCTGGATGAATTAATCAAGGATTGTGCTCATCAGTTATTTGAGCTAACAGATgacaaacaaaatgcaaa ACTAGCTTATGTGACATACCAAGATATCCGTAACATTCAGGCATTTCAGGAACAGATTGTGATTGCAATTAAAGCTCCAGAGGAAACCAAACTGGAAATACCAATTCCTAAAGAA GATTGCATAGAAGTACATGTGAAGAGCACAAAAGGACCTATTGATGTGTACCTATGTGAGGTGGAACAAGAGAAGCCAGGTGCCAAAACTTTTGAAGAAATGGATACTGTTACTTCTGAAACCAAGCCATCAGTTCCTCCTGATCAAG TGAGATCTCcgggggaaggaaaaaaccaaaccacctga
- the E2F6 gene encoding transcription factor E2F6 isoform X2 → MASPSKWERLKPLRTDMLRVSEPPMINLNVDNEVPFVKRTLKVRKPRFDASLVYLTRKFMDLVKTAPDGVLDLNEVATRLGVRKRRVYDITNVLDGINLIEKRSKNLIQGSNLDQVLGKGPQQQNLKEELSDLSAMEEALDELIKDCAHQLFELTDDKQNAKLAYVTYQDIRNIQAFQEQIVIAIKAPEETKLEIPIPKEDCIEVHVKSTKGPIDVYLCEVEQEKPGAKTFEEMDTVTSETKPSVPPDQVRSPGEGKNQTT, encoded by the exons ATGGCCAGCCCTTCCAAGTGGGAGCGTCTCAAGCCGCTGCGGACGGACATGCTGCGTGTGAGTGAG ccACCAATGATCAACCTGAATGTGGACAATGAAGTACCGTTTGTGAAAA GAACTCTGAAAGTCAGAAAGCCTCGATTTGATGCATCCTTGGTCTACTTGACCCGAAAATTCATGGATCTTGTCAAAACAGCTCCAGACGGTGTCCTTGATTTGAATGAAGTAGCAACAAGACTTGGAGTACGAAAACGAAGAGTGTATGACATCACCAATGTGTTGGATGGAATAAACTTAATTGAGAAAAGATCTAAGAATCTTATCCA AGGTTCTAATCTTGACCAAGTTCTTGGAAAAGGACCACAGCAGCAAAACCTTAAAGAGGAACTTTCTGATTTGTCAGCCATGGAAGAAGCTCTGGATGAATTAATCAAGGATTGTGCTCATCAGTTATTTGAGCTAACAGATgacaaacaaaatgcaaa ACTAGCTTATGTGACATACCAAGATATCCGTAACATTCAGGCATTTCAGGAACAGATTGTGATTGCAATTAAAGCTCCAGAGGAAACCAAACTGGAAATACCAATTCCTAAAGAA GATTGCATAGAAGTACATGTGAAGAGCACAAAAGGACCTATTGATGTGTACCTATGTGAGGTGGAACAAGAGAAGCCAGGTGCCAAAACTTTTGAAGAAATGGATACTGTTACTTCTGAAACCAAGCCATCAGTTCCTCCTGATCAAG TGAGATCTCcgggggaaggaaaaaaccaaaccacctga
- the E2F6 gene encoding transcription factor E2F6 isoform X3: MASPSKWERLKPLRTDMLRPPMINLNVDNEVPFVKRTLKVRKPRFDASLVYLTRKFMDLVKTAPDGVLDLNEVATRLGVRKRRVYDITNVLDGINLIEKRSKNLIQWVGSNLDQVLGKGPQQQNLKEELSDLSAMEEALDELIKDCAHQLFELTDDKQNAKLAYVTYQDIRNIQAFQEQIVIAIKAPEETKLEIPIPKEDCIEVHVKSTKGPIDVYLCEVEQEKPGAKTFEEMDTVTSETKPSVPPDQVRSPGEGKNQTT; the protein is encoded by the exons ATGGCCAGCCCTTCCAAGTGGGAGCGTCTCAAGCCGCTGCGGACGGACATGCTGCGT ccACCAATGATCAACCTGAATGTGGACAATGAAGTACCGTTTGTGAAAA GAACTCTGAAAGTCAGAAAGCCTCGATTTGATGCATCCTTGGTCTACTTGACCCGAAAATTCATGGATCTTGTCAAAACAGCTCCAGACGGTGTCCTTGATTTGAATGAAGTAGCAACAAGACTTGGAGTACGAAAACGAAGAGTGTATGACATCACCAATGTGTTGGATGGAATAAACTTAATTGAGAAAAGATCTAAGAATCTTATCCAGTGGGT AGGTTCTAATCTTGACCAAGTTCTTGGAAAAGGACCACAGCAGCAAAACCTTAAAGAGGAACTTTCTGATTTGTCAGCCATGGAAGAAGCTCTGGATGAATTAATCAAGGATTGTGCTCATCAGTTATTTGAGCTAACAGATgacaaacaaaatgcaaa ACTAGCTTATGTGACATACCAAGATATCCGTAACATTCAGGCATTTCAGGAACAGATTGTGATTGCAATTAAAGCTCCAGAGGAAACCAAACTGGAAATACCAATTCCTAAAGAA GATTGCATAGAAGTACATGTGAAGAGCACAAAAGGACCTATTGATGTGTACCTATGTGAGGTGGAACAAGAGAAGCCAGGTGCCAAAACTTTTGAAGAAATGGATACTGTTACTTCTGAAACCAAGCCATCAGTTCCTCCTGATCAAG TGAGATCTCcgggggaaggaaaaaaccaaaccacctga